One window of the Acinetobacter equi genome contains the following:
- a CDS encoding M48 family metallopeptidase yields the protein MTLADLPEIQIKRHMRATSLKLRVEPNQIRLTVPVFCTQKQIQNFLDQSTDWLIETWQKQQNQVNNQEKTLPDSLKLFNLNNEIKIVYQKQKSSFIWDEKSLTLSVSDRDPEQYLRIFIIAYAKTYLPICLTEISRKIGLSFEKCTIRQPKTRWGSCSVRKDIMLNSALVLCEKKLVEYVCIHELAHTKYFDHSIQFWTEVEKHDSNFKNNRKELKAIQMPFWWR from the coding sequence ATGACTCTAGCAGATCTTCCTGAAATTCAAATCAAGCGTCATATGCGCGCTACAAGTTTAAAGCTACGAGTAGAGCCAAATCAAATTCGACTAACTGTTCCAGTATTCTGTACGCAGAAGCAAATACAAAATTTTCTTGATCAATCTACAGATTGGTTGATTGAAACTTGGCAAAAACAACAAAATCAAGTGAATAATCAAGAGAAAACATTACCTGATTCTCTGAAATTATTTAATTTAAATAACGAAATAAAGATTGTTTATCAAAAACAAAAATCATCATTTATATGGGATGAAAAAAGCCTTACTTTGTCTGTTAGCGATCGTGATCCTGAACAGTATTTAAGAATATTTATTATTGCATATGCGAAAACCTATTTGCCTATCTGTTTAACTGAAATAAGCAGAAAAATTGGTTTATCTTTTGAAAAGTGTACGATTCGTCAACCCAAAACGCGGTGGGGAAGTTGCTCAGTACGTAAAGATATTATGCTGAATAGCGCATTGGTATTATGTGAAAAAAAACTTGTAGAATATGTATGTATACATGAGTTAGCACATACGAAATACTTTGATCATAGTATTCAATTTTGGACTGAGGTTGAAAAGCATGATTCAAATTTTAAAAATAATAGAAAAGAATTAAAAGCGATACAAATGCCATTTTGGTGGAGATGA